Genomic segment of Umezawaea sp. Da 62-37:
GCGGTGCCTCGGCGGTGGCGCCGATCGACAGGATCGCGGGCGCCAGCGCGGGCACGATCGAGGCGGGCAGGGTGTTCGCGATGTTCATCAACCCGAGGTCCTTCGCCGGGTTGGCCGGGTCCGGCAGGATCTGCGTCACCAGGGCGATGTCGACCGCGAAGTACACGCCCTGGCCGAGTCCGACCACGCCCATCGCGATCAGGAACATCGGGAACGAGCTCGCGAACGCCGCGAGCAGCAGGCCCACCGCGAAGATCAGCGCCGCCGCGATGACGAACGGCTTGCGCCGCCCCACCCGGTCGGACACCTTCCCGGCGGCGGGCGCGAACAGCAGCGCGGCGGCCGTGAGCACCAGGGTGGACAGGAAGACCGCTCCCGCGACCTCCGCGGGCGCGAAGTGCAGCACGATGATCAGGTAGAAGGCCTGGTACGCCTGGATCGCCGCGACACCGAGGAAGATCAGCAGCCTGCTCAGCCACGCCCACCCGAAGTCCTTGTTGCGCGACGGGTTCACCCAGAACGTGCCGAGCAGCTCCCGCGTGCCGAACGGCGGGCGGTCCGCCGCGGCGAGCCTGCGATCGGGCAGCACCACGGCGAGCACGACGCAGCCGACGACCGCGATGGCCGCCGGGAGCAGGATCATCGCCGCCAGGTTCGGCGAGACCAGCTGCGCGATGAACAGGCCGATCACCGCGCCGACCGGCAGGCTCAGCCCCACGATCGCCGACGCCGGCCCCCGCCGGTCCGGCGCCAGCTGGTCCGGGATGACCGCCGTCACCGCGACGATCGCCGAGCTGAACCCGACCGCGGTCAGCACCCCGGCCGCGGTCAGCGCGAGCGTGCCCGAGGCGAGCAGCAGGCCCACCGAGCCGATCGCGATGAGCACCGCGCCCAGCAGCAGGAACGGACGGCGCCTGCCCAGCCGCGAGGTGGTGCGGTCGCTGATCCGGCCCAGCACCGGGAACGCGATCAGCGAGAACAGCGCGCCCACACCCGCCACGATGGAAACGATCGTGGTCGCGCCCTCCGGGTCGATGATCGTCGCCTTGATCGACAGGGTCAGGACCAGCGGCACCAGGTTCGCCATCGCGGCGCCGATGGCCGCGAAACCGAGGAAGAACAGCAGCCCGCGTCGGGGGCGCGGCCACGCGGTCGCGTCGGTGGAGGTGGTGGCCGGGTCGGGGTGGTCCGCGTCGGAGAGGAAAGAAGTACTCATCATTGGGCACCTTTCGCATCGCGGTCGGCGACCGGGCGTGCCGTGGTGCGTCGCCTGACTTGCGGGAAGGATGGACAGAGGAAAGGGGTACGGTCAGCGGTGATGCCAACCAAT
This window contains:
- a CDS encoding MFS transporter; the protein is MSTSFLSDADHPDPATTSTDATAWPRPRRGLLFFLGFAAIGAAMANLVPLVLTLSIKATIIDPEGATTIVSIVAGVGALFSLIAFPVLGRISDRTTSRLGRRRPFLLLGAVLIAIGSVGLLLASGTLALTAAGVLTAVGFSSAIVAVTAVIPDQLAPDRRGPASAIVGLSLPVGAVIGLFIAQLVSPNLAAMILLPAAIAVVGCVVLAVVLPDRRLAAADRPPFGTRELLGTFWVNPSRNKDFGWAWLSRLLIFLGVAAIQAYQAFYLIIVLHFAPAEVAGAVFLSTLVLTAAALLFAPAAGKVSDRVGRRKPFVIAAALIFAVGLLLAAFASSFPMFLIAMGVVGLGQGVYFAVDIALVTQILPDPANPAKDLGLMNIANTLPASIVPALAPAILSIGATAEAPQNFTALFTFGAIAGLLGAVLILPIRGAK